The DNA window CCAACACTACACAATTTACTCTTTGCCCGTCACGAATGAACTGTACatgaattgttattttaaactcaaaatctAGAAATAACGGCGGCAGATAGATCAAGAAGCTTTCACCGTAAATGTAAGCTATGAGAATGGACTCTAATCAATTAACGATTGTAAAGTTCGGACAAAACGACTTTTAAATTCCTGTGAAATAGTTCACCTGTTCGTAAATAACGTTTCTCTAGTTTATATGTTTCTCACTTAAAAAGAATCTATACTTTCggttcttttctttctctttcgAAGAAGAAGAAGAACTTTCTATCAATCACTCCATTAATCTTTCTGTACCGTTCTGTTACTCCTGCAAATGAAATTTACGTCGACAATAAGAAGAAACGGAAAATACTTTAGAGACTATCTTTCATATtcacataatttaatattgttgcgAACGAAAAATCACGCGCACCAATTCCGCTTTTTCTAGTTATTTCTTCTAcattcctaaattttaacatacaacataGACTTGGCacataaaagttctcttattctttatttttacgtggataaacgtgattcatattttaaaacagtatagGTATTATGTTTCATATGTGCTCTTAATATAGGTGTTTACTGATTCAATCACAAACTATAGAAAATATAAGTGTGAAGGAGAATTCTCAAACAGTTTGGGTTTGTTCATTTTACATCTATGGAGTAAGGGTATATGAAATTTATAAGACTTGTTTTCATAAAATCGACCTTCGTAGGATAATTATGAGTAAAATATGCTATTTTTCCCTGATAGTGTCAAGCAGGGGTTCTTAACAAGTTGTTTGCACCAAGTGGtacgaagatgattcccaaggggtgcgaggatgtcCATGAATAATTAAAAGCAAATCTGTATTTTTTACTTAAGAGTACATGCTGGACACatttctcctaagaagaaacatATTGCTTATCCGAGATTATTCgagataaagttaaacctaaacctGATTTCCCTAATGAAGTGGTAAAGTTGCATGAGATTCCAATACAGGGTGAAACAAACGGGTATGTCATGGGAGACAAGGAAGGAACGTACAGGACACGTATAACACGGAGAGAGAGGGAGGTTATCATCACGTCTCCAGTCCACACCATCCGTGCCATCAACACACGTGAGTTATGGTCTCcctgtttcaatgttatttttttttctgatgcataacagtagggtggaagattggttatgtattatttcagattttgctttctacacatttatttaaatgagcgatgggttgtttacataacatatcatcactgtagcagtgtagccgttacaatattttcatagaatgtattgtcatgcctacaaatctactgattaaaccaggtatttcagtctctccatcacatattttagaggtaattcataaaaaaaagaaaacacctacacatGAATGTGCTTTCTTTTCAGATTTGTCTGCAGTATGTCGAAGAAACGAAAGTGGAATGACGAATATGTCAAGTTTTTGGTTTCACCTGTACTAGAGAAGGATGGGACACAACGTCCACAGTGTATCCTGTGCAGCACACTCTTCTCCAATGCTGAACTTGAAGCCATCAAAGCTTGATgaacatttcaagaacaaacatggTGGCAGGGATGCAGGAAATGACATTGTGACATTAAGGGTCAAAAAGActaggtttgatcaggttggcacATTGCCGACTTATGGATTTTCGCCAACAGAGAAACTTTACTGCGTGCTTCTTATGAAGTTGCATCAGAATtgctaaatcaaagaaaccccaTACAATTGGTGAGGAACTGATCGCTTCATGTTATCCTTGAAATGGCAAAGATTGTTCTCGGCAAGGAAGCTGAGAAGAAACTCCAACAAGTGTCTTTGTCAAATGATGTAATCCATAACCGAATCATCGACATGAGTGTTGACATCCTGGAACAAGTTGTAGCTGACATCAAGGCTGCTAGTCCAGTTAAGATTAGCCACAACaagtggatgaatcaacagatgtatcCAACTGTTGTCAGCTATTGGCGAGTAGTTCGTTACGTGAAGgagaaaaaagtggaagaaagttccTTTTCTGTCAGTCCTTAAAGACAACTGCACAAGCTATAGATGTGGCAACAAAATACAAGAACTTTTCTCAAGAAACGAACTTCACCTTGACAAAATTGTCTAATATGTACAGATGGTGCACCAGCAATGCTGGGCAATCGTTCTGGGTTTGCTGCATTAATGAGGAAAGAAGTTCCTAATCTGAAAATCACTCACTGCTTTCTTCATCGTCACTCTCAAACAAAGACATTGCCCCAGATCTCAAGAAAACTCTGGATATTTTGTGTCAAGGTTGTAAACTTTATCTGACAGCCGAGCTTTGAATCATCGATTGTTTCAGTTCACTGTGAGAAATGGGTCAGGAACACACTGTTCTTTTGTACCACACTGAAGTGAGGTGGTTGTCACGGTCCTGTGCTGTTTCGTGTGTTTGAACTGAGAGGAGAAATTCACCAGTTTCTCCGTGAAAGGGGTACAAGAACtggctatatatttcaaagaacctaGTTTTGCTCAGATGCTTGCCTATTTGGCTGATGTGTTTTAGCTCTCAATGAACTCAATCTCTCTCTCTGCAAAGAAGGGGACTCAACATTGTGACTGCAAGGCGCTAGAATTGGCATTCAAAGAAAACTTGTCTGGATAAAGTGTGAAGATGGGAATTTGCAAATTTCTGCCTGAAGAGACAGTCGCAGAAAACCTACCCTGCatccagactttgttgcaaaGTTGTTGAACATATGCAGATGCTGCACTTCATTTGAGGGTTACTGTGTGGAGAGCTGCAAACCTATGACAACTGGATCCTGAATCCTTTTCAGAATTTGGAAGATGTCATGGCATCAAGGAAGATCTCATCGACCTTAGACACAATCGTGAAATCAAATGAGTTCACCAATAGTCAGCTGAACACTTCTGCTTCTCAGCTGGAAGCATACCTGCATTAGCGAAGAAAGCTCTTAAAGTGCTGTTACCATTTGCactacttacttgtgtgaacaaggattttcttgtctacttcacatccaaacaaaatgcaGAAATTGGCTGAATTCTGAATACATATGCgagtggcactcagtacaaagacGCCAAGATTTGATGCCATCATAGAGAAAAAAACAGCAGCAACGAAGTCCACTAAGTTTATTGTGCATTACAGGctaaataaaaaatcattaacaaaattgaaattaatttttcattatgtaccctgaattttgtcttgaaaaaggtatgctgtatgtatgaagatttaaaaaatttgattacatcaactttgtttttttagcttttttttttatatttaagtttccaggggtgcgagaaatgattactaatttaaaagaagtgcaaacactgaaaaaaggttaagaaccactgtcatAAAGGATATCACCTAAAATTATACTCTATTTCCAGTGCACATCTTTTGTTTCGTTTGTAGAGAtatcacaattattatattttgatagtaaagcaattaataatcaaatttatgtaGTTCATTCCACACCTAGAACAAGTTTTCGCTTTTAACACTTTCCTTCGAATGAAATCATGTGATTGTTGTCCTTTTCAAACCTTAACTACTGGTACCTGAATTTTCTTCACCACTTGAGTCACGTAaacgtacgaatgaaaagaggTAAAACGTTAATTCCAATGTCAGGAGTGGATTCGAACCACGCCGGAAAACCGGACTGCGACCTGAAcgcttagaccgctcggccatcctgacgtATTTCTATTGAAATTTACATCTCTTCGGATGGTGTCGCCTTCAGTTAAGAACGTGTTATTCCATCTTTCTCCACatcttttgttctttaatatttttcattttcaaatcttGTCGCTATGTCCATAAACTACAGGTGTCATTTAACTGACACATGATTAGAGACTAAACAGCCACATAACcctcaacagatagaaactcaaagtatcgaaAAAACAGACAGCTCAAGTTACTTTACCTTGAATGAGAATGTCAGAATTGACTTAGTCAATTAATGATCGAAATTTTATAGAAAAGCGAATCAAAACTTCCTGACAAGAGTTTCGTTATTTTGTGATTGTCATTTATATGGTGCAAGTAtcattttttgtataataattttcagaTGTATATAGTTTACCATAACcgaataaacaattattttgttgttcttttagcaAGCAGAACATAACATCCTTCACCTctttaacagttattaatataaatctaaatattgttttggaaaattatacttttaatggtGAGTTTCCTAAAACCTTATCCGATTTATttaggtttactaactcaattaacTTTTCTAAGTCGTCAAAAGTATGAATGTATATGGTtgcgaactggacattttctgagGTAATTTTCAGAGGGTGCTTTCTCATCTATTAGGGAGCGACCTAAACCAAGAGTTTAAACATTTCCGATATTACTAAAGTGACTTGTATTTTCTACATTTCATAAAACCTTTACTGTGCTGTAATCttcgttaaatgcatatttctacataaactttctgttattcttcatattttcgaTAGTTCAAAAGGTGTTTATTGTCCCGACCTACACAATTGTATGTACTAAGAGGAACACCAACACAGACAGGTTATAATTACTGTTCTGAAGCCTTTGTAAACATCGTTGGTAGAAAAACTTCGCAGAATATTTATGAGGAACCtgcttttttttaatgattttctcaaaaacaaaacttctaaaacTATATCATATATCTACCACACCTTTTGTGGAACGATCTCAGAAGTaccaaattttaattactgaagaaaacatatcacaatcaaatttctcttcttacTTACGTGTATCAATACAAATACAGCGAGATCTCCTTATAAACAACTTGTCGAGTGTACTGCATCAGAGAAATGCAATCGTTTCTTCGTAGGCCGTTTTCAAACTTCCGAAGAACATATTCCTCGTACATTTGGAACTGATATTAATGATACAAATAGCAGCTTTTCTCCTTACTAGCCTTAGAGAAAAATTTTTTTGAGGGTAATGaagcaatatttaaagttttgtgtgaGGTGTCTAGTTGGAACCCATACCTGATAAATCAGACTGCTTCTCTTCACGCATGGCCATCAtcttcttatttttttaaaattttgatatacattttaaattgtcCTGTGATAAGCGTGATGTTTGTGAAGTCGCATTGATCAGTCAGAACACGTGTGATCACGATTTAATcacattacttttgtttaacaacttCTTTTTTCCAATGTTATCGGTCTCACACTACTCAATTCTACTTTGCCCGTCACGAATGAACTGTACCAATtgttttttaaactcaaaatctGGAAATAACGGCGGCAGATAGATCAAGAAGCTTTACCGTAAATGTAAGCTATGAGAATGGACTTAATCAATTAACGATTGTAAAGTTCGGACAAAACGACTTTTAAATTCCTGTGAAATAGTTCAATTCGTTCGTAAATAACGTTTCTCCAGTTTATATGTTTCTCACTTAAAAGAATCTAAACTTTGGGTTCTTTTCTTTGTCTCTTTCGAGGAAGAAGAAGACTTTCTATCAATCATTCCATTAATCTTTCTGTACCGTTCTGGTTACTCACCAAATGAAATTTAGGTCGACAATAAGAAGAAACGGAAAATACTTTAGTGACTATCTTTCATATtcacataattaaatattattgcgAACGAAAAATCACGCGCACCAATTCCGCTTTTTCTAGTTATTTCTTCTAcattcctaaattttaacatacaacacagaCTTGGCacataaaagttctcttattctttatttttacgtggataaacgtgattcatattttaagggagtatagttattatgtttcataatgtGCTCTAAAATAAGGTGTTTACTTATTCAATCGccaaattatagaaaatataagtGTGAAGGAGAATTCTAAACAGTTTGGGTTTGTTCATCTTACATCTATGGAGTAAGGGTATATGAAATTTATAAGACTTGTTTTCATAAAATCGACCTTTGTAGGATAATTATGAgtaaaatatgctattttctcCCTGATGGTGTCATAAAGGATATCACCTGAAATTATACTCTattttcagtacacatcttttgtttcttttgtagagatatcacaattattatattttgatagtaaagcaattaataatcaaatttatgtaGTTCATTCCATACCTATAACAAGTTTTCGCTTTTAACACTTTCCTTCAAATGAAATCATATTATTGTTGTCCTTTTCAAACCTTAACTACTAGTACCTGAATTTTCTCCACCACTTGAGTCACGTAaacgtacgaatgaaaagaggTAAAACGTTAATTTCAATGtcaggagtgggattcgaacccacgcccggaaaaccggactgcgacctgaaccttagaccgctcggccattcTAACGTATTTCTATTGCAATTTACATCTCTTCGGATGGTGTCGCCTTCACTAGTTAAGAATGTGTTATCCATCTTTCTCCACatcttttgttctttaatatttttcattttcaaatcttGTCGCTATGTCCATAAACTACACAGGTGTCCTTTAACTGACACATGATGAGAGACTAAACAGCCACATAAcctcaacagatagaaactcaaagtatcgaaTAAACAGACAGCTTAAGTTGCTTTACCTTGAATGAAAACGTAAGAATTGACTTAGTCAATTAATGATCGAAATTTTATAGAAAAGCGAATGAAAACTTCCTGACAAGAGTTCCGTTATTTTGTGATTGACATTTATATGGTGCAagtatcatttttatataataattttcagatgtatatagtttaccataataaaaacattatattttttttgttctttagcAAGCAGAACATAACATCCTTCACCTctttaacagttattaatataaatctaaatattgtttggaaaattatacttttaatggtGAGTTTCCTAAAACCTTATCCGATTTATttaggtttactaactcaattaacTTTTCTAAGTCGTCAAAAGTATGAATGTATATGGTtgcgaactggacattttctgagGTAATTTTCAGAGGGTGCTTTCTCATCTAATTAGGAGCGACCTAAACAAAGAGTTTAAACATTTCCGATATTACTAAAAGTGACTTGTATTTTCCTACATTTCTCATAAAACCTTTACTGTGCTGCTTAATCttcgttaaatgcatatttctacatAAACGTTCtgttattcttcatattttcgaTAGTTCAAAAAGGTGTTTATTATCCCGACCTACACAATTGTATGTACTAAGAGGAACACCAACACAGACAGGTTATAATTACTGTTCTGAGGCCTTTTGTAAACATCGTTGGTAGAAAAAACTTCGCAGAATATTTATGAGGAACCtgcttttttttaattgattttctccaaaaacaaaaacttctaaaaCTATATCATATATCTACCACACCTTTTGTGGAACGATCTCAGAAGTaccaaattttaattactgaagaaaacatatcacaatcaaatttctcttcttatttacgtgtatctatacaaatatagCGAGATCTCCTTATAAACAACTTGTCGAGTGTACTGCATCAGAGAAATGCAATCTTTTCTTCGTAGGCCGTTTTCAAACTTCCGAAGAACATATTCCTCGTACATTTGGAACTGATATTAATGATACAAATAGCAGCTTTTCTCCTTACTAgcagaaaaattaattttgagggtaatgaagcaatatttaaagttttgtgtgaGGTGTCTAGTTGGAACCCATACCTGATAAATCAGACTGCTTCCTTCACGCATGGCATCatctacttattttttaaaattttgatatacattttaaattgtcCTGTGATAAGCGTGATGTTTGTGAAGTcgcattgatcagtcagacaCGTGTGATCACGATTTcaattacttttgtttaacaacttCTTTTCCAATGTTATCGGTCTCACACTACACAATTCTACTTTGCCCGTCACGAATGAACTGTACGaatgttattttaaactcaaaatctGGAAATAACGGCGGCAGATAGATCAAGAAGCTTTACCGTAAATGTAAGCTATGAGAATGGACTTAATCAATTAACGATTGTAAAGTTCGGACAAAACGACTTTTAAATTCCTGTGAAATAGTTCAATTCGTTCGTAAATAACGTTTCTCTAGTTTATATGTTTCTCACTTAAAAGAATCTATACTTTCGgttcttttctttttctctcttcgAAGAAGAAGAACTTTCTATCAATCACTCCATTAATCTTTCTGTACCGTTCTGGTTACTCACCAAATGAAATTTACGTCGACAATGAGAAGAAACGGAAAATACTTTAGAGACTATCTTTCATATtcacataatttaatattgttgcgAACGAAAAAATCACGCGCACCAATTCCGCTTTTCTAGTTATTTCTTCTAcattcctaaattttaacatacaacataGACTTGGCacataaaagttctcttattctttatttttacgtggataaacgtgattcatattttaaaacagtatatatgtTATCATTCATAATGTGCTCTAATATAAGGTGTTTACTGATTCAATCGCCAAACTATAGAAAATATAAGTGTGAAGGAGAATTCTAAACAGTTTGGGTTTGTTCATTTTACATCTATGGAGTAAGGGTATATGAAATTTATAAGACTTGTTTTCATAAAATCGACCTTGTGGATAATTATGAgtaaaatatgctattttctcCCTGATAGTGTCAAGAAGCAGGGTTCTTAACCAGGTGCCACCTAGAGGGTGCGAGATATATGaaccaattaaaaacaaatctatatttttacataagtatgctttatatttctccaaaCATTTTTGCTTCAACGAATAAGTGGGATCATTTGGTTGAGCAGGAAGGCGCTACAGGACACGTGCAAGAGAGAGAGGAGGTTATCATCACGTCTCAGTCACACACCATCGTGCATCAACACGTGAGTTATGGTCTCCCtgtttcaatgtatttttttttctgatgcataacagtagggtggaagattggttatgtattatttcagattttgctttctacacatttatttaaatgagcgatgggttgtttacataacatacatcatcactgtagcagtgtagccgttacaatattttcatagaatgtattgtcatgcctacaaatctactgattaaaccaggtatttcagtctctccatcacatattttagaggtaattcataaaaaaaaagaaaacacctacacatGAATAGTGTTTCTTTTCCAGATTTGTCTGCAGTATGTCGAAGAAACGAAAGTGGAATGACGAATATGTCAAGTTTGGTTTCACCTGTACTAGAGAGAAGGATGGGACACAACGTCCAAAGTGTATCCTGCAGCAGCACCCTCTTTCTCCAATGCGAACTTGAAGCCATCAAAGCTTGATgaacatttcaagaacaaacatggTGGCAGGGATGCAGGAAATGACATTGTGACATTAAGGGTCAAAAGAGctaggtttgatcaggttggcaATATTGCCGACTTATGGATTTTCGCCAACAGAGAAACCTTTACTGCGTGCTTCTTATGAAGTTGCATACCAGATtgctaaatcaaagaaaccccaTACAATTGGGTGAGGAACTGATCAAACCATGTGCCCTTGAAATGGCAAAAGATTGTTCTCGGCAAGGAAGCTGAGAAGAAACTCCAACAAGTGTCTTTGTCAAATGATGTAATCCATAAACGAATCATCGACATGAGTGTTGACATCCTGGAACAAGCTGTAGCTGACATCAAGGCTAGTCCAGTTAAGATTAGCCTACaagtggatgaatcaacagatgtatccaactgttgtcagctattggcagtagttcgttacgtgaaggagaaaaaagtggaagaaagtttcctTTCTTCAATCAGTCCTTAAAGACAACTGCACAAGCTATAGATGTGCTTAACAAAAATACAAGAACTTTTCTCAAGAAACGAACTTCACCTTGACAAAATTGGTTCAATATGTACAGATGTGCACCAGCAATGCTGGGCAATCGTTCTGGGTTTGCTGCATTAATGAGGAAAGAAGTTCCTAATCTGAAAATCACTCACTGCTTTCTTCATCGTCACTCTCTTTCAGCAAAAGACATTGCCCCAGATCTCAAGAAAACTCTGGATATTTGTGTCAAGGTTGTAAACTTTATTCGCAGCCGAGCTTTGAATCATCGATTGTTTCAGTCACTTTGTGAGGAAATGGGTCAGGAACACACTGTTCTTTTGTACCACACTGAAGTGAGGTGGTTGTCACGTGGTCCTGTGCTGTTTCGTGTGTTTGAACTGAGAGGAGAAATTCACCAGTTTCTCCGTGAAAGGGTACAAGAACtggctatatatttcaaagaacctaGTTTTGCTCAGATGCTTGCCTATTTGGCTGATGTGTTTTAGCTCTCAATGAACTCAATCTCTCTCTGCAAAGAAGGGGACTCAACATTGTGACTGCAAGCGCTAAATTGGCTGCATTCAAAGAAAAAACTTGTCTTGTGGATAAAGTGTGTGAAGATGAGGAATTTGGCAAATTTCCCCTGCCTGGAAGAGAGACAGTCGCAGAAAATTCTACCCTGCatccagactttgttgcaaaagttgTTGAACATATGCAGATGCTGCGTACTTCATTTGAGGGTTACTTCTCGTGTGGAGAGCTGCAAACCTATGACAACTGGATCCTGAATC is part of the Tachypleus tridentatus isolate NWPU-2018 chromosome 4, ASM421037v1, whole genome shotgun sequence genome and encodes:
- the LOC143248177 gene encoding protein FAM200C-like yields the protein MYRCAPAMLGNRSGFAALMRKEVPNLKITHCFLHRHSLSAKDIAPDLKKTLDICVKVVNFIRSRALNHRLFQSLCEEMGQEHTVLLYHTEVRWLSRGPVLFRVFELRGEIHQFLPLNELNLSLQRRGLNIVTASAKLAAFKEKTCLVDKVCEDEEFGKFPLPGRETVAENSTLHPDFVAKVVEHMQMLRTSFEGYFSCGELQTYDNWILNPFMQNLEDVSGIKEDLIDLRHNREIQMEFTNSQLEHFWASQLEAYPALAKKALEVLLPFATTYLYLSAVCRRNESGMTNMSSLVSPVLQRRMGHNVHSVSCAAHSFSNANLKPSKLDEHFKNKHGGRDAGNDIVTLRVKRARFDQVGTLPTYGFSPTEKPLLCAFL